The following proteins are encoded in a genomic region of Primulina huaijiensis isolate GDHJ02 chromosome 3, ASM1229523v2, whole genome shotgun sequence:
- the LOC140973347 gene encoding BTB/POZ domain-containing protein At1g03010-like isoform X1 → MGVVTVAELKPSISGKRPFRPSSSARNVTEWPISDVSSDLTIEVGTANFALHKFPLVSRSGRIRKLLLEVKDSKVSRLNLSGVPGGSQAFELAAKFCYGVNIEITLTNVAMLRCTAHFLEMVEEFSEKNLESKTEVYLKDIVLPSISNSIYVLHNCENLLPISEEINLVNILIYSIANNACKEQLSSGLSKLEHNLPSKPSAENSADWWGKSLTMLSLDFFQRVLSAVKTKGLKQDIVCGILINYAQNSLHGLLVRNSQLVKGSISDLDLQKKQRAIIETAVGLLPSQSRKSSVPMAFLSSLLKSAVASSASTSCITDLERRIGLQLDQAILEDILIPASSHGINHGPLYDVDSVLRIVSNFLNLNEDDDEDDHNQLRDESEMVYGFNSPGSPKQSSIIKVSKLLDSYLAEVALDSNLTPSKIIALAELLPDHARMVFDGLYRAVDIFLKVHPNIKDSERYRLCKTIDCQKLSQEACSHAAQNERLPVQIAVQVLYFEQIRLRNAMNGVGGHNQFFFGSMNGQQFPQRSGSGAGSGCISPRDNYASVRRENRELKLEVGRMRMRLTDLEKDHVSMKQELVKAHPANKLFKSFTKKLSKLHSLFRIKDKPIGGKPNSESRFFFQKRRRHSVS, encoded by the exons ATGGGTGTGGTTACGGTTGCTGAACTGAAGCCAAGTATTTCAGGAAAGAGGCCCTTTCGTCCTAGTTCAAGTGCAAGAAATGTTACTGAATG GCCGATATCTGATGTTTCCAGTGATCTAACAATTGAAGTTGGAACGGCAAATTTTGCTCTTCACAAA TTCCCTCTGGTTTCTCGAAGTGGTAGAATACGGAAATTATTGTTGGAAGTAAAAGATTCCAAAGTATCTAGGCTGAATCTCTCTGGTGTTCCTGGTGGATCACAGGCATTTGAGCTGGCTGCAAAGTTCTGTTATGGGGTAAACATCGAGATTACGCTAACAAACGTTGCTATGCTGCGGTGCACAGCACATTTTCTTGAAATGGTAGAAGAATTTTCGGAGAAGAATCTTGAATCCAAGACTGAAGTATACCTTAAGGATATTGTTCTCCCAAGTATATCAAACTCAATATATGTGCTTCATAACTGCGAAAATCTGTTACCGATATCTGAGGAGATTAATCTTgtcaatatattaatatattcgaTTGCAAATAATGCATGTAAGGAGCAGCTAAGTTCAGGATTGTCTAAGCTGGAGCATAACTTACCATCAAAACCCAGCGCAGAAAATTCTGCAGATTGGTGGGGAAAGTCGCTCACGATGTTGAGCCTCGATTTTTTCCAAAGGGTTCTGTCAGCTGTCAAAACGAAGGGCTTGAAACAAGATATCGTATGTggaattttgataaattatgcCCAGAACTCTCTTCATGGTCTTCTTGTGAGAAATTCTCAGTTAGTTAAAGGGAGTATCTCAGATCTCGATTTACAGAAGAAGCAACGAGCCATCATTGAAACGGCTGTCGGTTTACTACCATCCCAATCAAGAAAGAGCTCAGTTCCAATGGCGTTTCTTTCAAGTTTGTTGAAATCAGCAGTAGCATCATCGGCTTCCACATCATGCATAACTGATCTTGAGCGGCGGATTGGTCTGCAATTGGACCAAGCAATTCTTGAAGATATTCTGATTCCTGCAAGTTCGCATGGAATCAACCACGGCCCCTTGTATGATGTAGATTCAGTCCTGAGGATTGTCTCAAATTTCTTGAATCTTAATGAGGATGATGACGAAGATGATCATAACCAGTTAAGGGATGAAAGTGAGATGGTCTATGGATTCAACAGCCCGGGATCGCCTAAACAAAGCTCGATCATTAAAGTCTCAAAACTGCTGGATAGTTATCTTGCAGAAGTTGCACTAGATTCAAACTTAACTCCATCAAAAATAATAGCACTTGCAGAATTACTTCCAGACCATGCTCGAATGGTATTCGATGGATTATACCGAGCTGTGGACATCTTTCTTAAG GTTCATCCAAACATAAAGGACTCGGAGAGATACAGGCTTTGTAAAACAATAGACTGCCAAAAACTCTCTCAAGAAGCCTGCAGCCATGCAGCTCAAAACGAACGGCTACCAGTGCAGATTGCAGTTCAAGTGCTATATTTTGAACAAATCAGATTAAGGAACGCCATGAATGGAGTTGGGGGGCACAACCAGTTTTTCTTTGGGTCGATGAACGGACAACAATTTCCCCAGCGTTCTGGTAGTGGTGCAGGAAGTGGATGCATCTCACCTAGAGATAACTATGCTTCAGTCAGAAGGGAAAACCGTGAACTAAAGCTCGAAGTTGGAAGAATGAGAATGAGGCTAACCGATCTAGAAAAAGATCACGTGTCCATGAAACAAGAACTCGTGAAAGCACACCCGGCCAACAAGTTATTCAAGTCATTTACTAAGAAGCTAAGCAAGCTCCATTCCTTGTTCCGGATTAAAGATAAGCCTATAGGGGGCAAGCCTAATTCTGAAAGTCGGTTTTTTTTCCAGAAGAGGAGACGTCATTCTGTGTCTTGA
- the LOC140973347 gene encoding BTB/POZ domain-containing protein At1g03010-like isoform X3, whose product MSNRGRRPISDVSSDLTIEVGTANFALHKFPLVSRSGRIRKLLLEVKDSKVSRLNLSGVPGGSQAFELAAKFCYGVNIEITLTNVAMLRCTAHFLEMVEEFSEKNLESKTEVYLKDIVLPSISNSIYVLHNCENLLPISEEINLVNILIYSIANNACKEQLSSGLSKLEHNLPSKPSAENSADWWGKSLTMLSLDFFQRVLSAVKTKGLKQDIVCGILINYAQNSLHGLLVRNSQLVKGSISDLDLQKKQRAIIETAVGLLPSQSRKSSVPMAFLSSLLKSAVASSASTSCITDLERRIGLQLDQAILEDILIPASSHGINHGPLYDVDSVLRIVSNFLNLNEDDDEDDHNQLRDESEMVYGFNSPGSPKQSSIIKVSKLLDSYLAEVALDSNLTPSKIIALAELLPDHARMVFDGLYRAVDIFLKVHPNIKDSERYRLCKTIDCQKLSQEACSHAAQNERLPVQIAVQVLYFEQIRLRNAMNGVGGHNQFFFGSMNGQQFPQRSGSGAGSGCISPRDNYASVRRENRELKLEVGRMRMRLTDLEKDHVSMKQELVKAHPANKLFKSFTKKLSKLHSLFRIKDKPIGGKPNSESRFFFQKRRRHSVS is encoded by the exons ATGAGTAACAGAGGCCGCAG GCCGATATCTGATGTTTCCAGTGATCTAACAATTGAAGTTGGAACGGCAAATTTTGCTCTTCACAAA TTCCCTCTGGTTTCTCGAAGTGGTAGAATACGGAAATTATTGTTGGAAGTAAAAGATTCCAAAGTATCTAGGCTGAATCTCTCTGGTGTTCCTGGTGGATCACAGGCATTTGAGCTGGCTGCAAAGTTCTGTTATGGGGTAAACATCGAGATTACGCTAACAAACGTTGCTATGCTGCGGTGCACAGCACATTTTCTTGAAATGGTAGAAGAATTTTCGGAGAAGAATCTTGAATCCAAGACTGAAGTATACCTTAAGGATATTGTTCTCCCAAGTATATCAAACTCAATATATGTGCTTCATAACTGCGAAAATCTGTTACCGATATCTGAGGAGATTAATCTTgtcaatatattaatatattcgaTTGCAAATAATGCATGTAAGGAGCAGCTAAGTTCAGGATTGTCTAAGCTGGAGCATAACTTACCATCAAAACCCAGCGCAGAAAATTCTGCAGATTGGTGGGGAAAGTCGCTCACGATGTTGAGCCTCGATTTTTTCCAAAGGGTTCTGTCAGCTGTCAAAACGAAGGGCTTGAAACAAGATATCGTATGTggaattttgataaattatgcCCAGAACTCTCTTCATGGTCTTCTTGTGAGAAATTCTCAGTTAGTTAAAGGGAGTATCTCAGATCTCGATTTACAGAAGAAGCAACGAGCCATCATTGAAACGGCTGTCGGTTTACTACCATCCCAATCAAGAAAGAGCTCAGTTCCAATGGCGTTTCTTTCAAGTTTGTTGAAATCAGCAGTAGCATCATCGGCTTCCACATCATGCATAACTGATCTTGAGCGGCGGATTGGTCTGCAATTGGACCAAGCAATTCTTGAAGATATTCTGATTCCTGCAAGTTCGCATGGAATCAACCACGGCCCCTTGTATGATGTAGATTCAGTCCTGAGGATTGTCTCAAATTTCTTGAATCTTAATGAGGATGATGACGAAGATGATCATAACCAGTTAAGGGATGAAAGTGAGATGGTCTATGGATTCAACAGCCCGGGATCGCCTAAACAAAGCTCGATCATTAAAGTCTCAAAACTGCTGGATAGTTATCTTGCAGAAGTTGCACTAGATTCAAACTTAACTCCATCAAAAATAATAGCACTTGCAGAATTACTTCCAGACCATGCTCGAATGGTATTCGATGGATTATACCGAGCTGTGGACATCTTTCTTAAG GTTCATCCAAACATAAAGGACTCGGAGAGATACAGGCTTTGTAAAACAATAGACTGCCAAAAACTCTCTCAAGAAGCCTGCAGCCATGCAGCTCAAAACGAACGGCTACCAGTGCAGATTGCAGTTCAAGTGCTATATTTTGAACAAATCAGATTAAGGAACGCCATGAATGGAGTTGGGGGGCACAACCAGTTTTTCTTTGGGTCGATGAACGGACAACAATTTCCCCAGCGTTCTGGTAGTGGTGCAGGAAGTGGATGCATCTCACCTAGAGATAACTATGCTTCAGTCAGAAGGGAAAACCGTGAACTAAAGCTCGAAGTTGGAAGAATGAGAATGAGGCTAACCGATCTAGAAAAAGATCACGTGTCCATGAAACAAGAACTCGTGAAAGCACACCCGGCCAACAAGTTATTCAAGTCATTTACTAAGAAGCTAAGCAAGCTCCATTCCTTGTTCCGGATTAAAGATAAGCCTATAGGGGGCAAGCCTAATTCTGAAAGTCGGTTTTTTTTCCAGAAGAGGAGACGTCATTCTGTGTCTTGA
- the LOC140973347 gene encoding BTB/POZ domain-containing protein At1g03010-like isoform X2 — translation MLQYYYSYKGTHVPISDVSSDLTIEVGTANFALHKFPLVSRSGRIRKLLLEVKDSKVSRLNLSGVPGGSQAFELAAKFCYGVNIEITLTNVAMLRCTAHFLEMVEEFSEKNLESKTEVYLKDIVLPSISNSIYVLHNCENLLPISEEINLVNILIYSIANNACKEQLSSGLSKLEHNLPSKPSAENSADWWGKSLTMLSLDFFQRVLSAVKTKGLKQDIVCGILINYAQNSLHGLLVRNSQLVKGSISDLDLQKKQRAIIETAVGLLPSQSRKSSVPMAFLSSLLKSAVASSASTSCITDLERRIGLQLDQAILEDILIPASSHGINHGPLYDVDSVLRIVSNFLNLNEDDDEDDHNQLRDESEMVYGFNSPGSPKQSSIIKVSKLLDSYLAEVALDSNLTPSKIIALAELLPDHARMVFDGLYRAVDIFLKVHPNIKDSERYRLCKTIDCQKLSQEACSHAAQNERLPVQIAVQVLYFEQIRLRNAMNGVGGHNQFFFGSMNGQQFPQRSGSGAGSGCISPRDNYASVRRENRELKLEVGRMRMRLTDLEKDHVSMKQELVKAHPANKLFKSFTKKLSKLHSLFRIKDKPIGGKPNSESRFFFQKRRRHSVS, via the exons ATGCTTCAGTATTATTACTCATATAAGGGGACGCATGT GCCGATATCTGATGTTTCCAGTGATCTAACAATTGAAGTTGGAACGGCAAATTTTGCTCTTCACAAA TTCCCTCTGGTTTCTCGAAGTGGTAGAATACGGAAATTATTGTTGGAAGTAAAAGATTCCAAAGTATCTAGGCTGAATCTCTCTGGTGTTCCTGGTGGATCACAGGCATTTGAGCTGGCTGCAAAGTTCTGTTATGGGGTAAACATCGAGATTACGCTAACAAACGTTGCTATGCTGCGGTGCACAGCACATTTTCTTGAAATGGTAGAAGAATTTTCGGAGAAGAATCTTGAATCCAAGACTGAAGTATACCTTAAGGATATTGTTCTCCCAAGTATATCAAACTCAATATATGTGCTTCATAACTGCGAAAATCTGTTACCGATATCTGAGGAGATTAATCTTgtcaatatattaatatattcgaTTGCAAATAATGCATGTAAGGAGCAGCTAAGTTCAGGATTGTCTAAGCTGGAGCATAACTTACCATCAAAACCCAGCGCAGAAAATTCTGCAGATTGGTGGGGAAAGTCGCTCACGATGTTGAGCCTCGATTTTTTCCAAAGGGTTCTGTCAGCTGTCAAAACGAAGGGCTTGAAACAAGATATCGTATGTggaattttgataaattatgcCCAGAACTCTCTTCATGGTCTTCTTGTGAGAAATTCTCAGTTAGTTAAAGGGAGTATCTCAGATCTCGATTTACAGAAGAAGCAACGAGCCATCATTGAAACGGCTGTCGGTTTACTACCATCCCAATCAAGAAAGAGCTCAGTTCCAATGGCGTTTCTTTCAAGTTTGTTGAAATCAGCAGTAGCATCATCGGCTTCCACATCATGCATAACTGATCTTGAGCGGCGGATTGGTCTGCAATTGGACCAAGCAATTCTTGAAGATATTCTGATTCCTGCAAGTTCGCATGGAATCAACCACGGCCCCTTGTATGATGTAGATTCAGTCCTGAGGATTGTCTCAAATTTCTTGAATCTTAATGAGGATGATGACGAAGATGATCATAACCAGTTAAGGGATGAAAGTGAGATGGTCTATGGATTCAACAGCCCGGGATCGCCTAAACAAAGCTCGATCATTAAAGTCTCAAAACTGCTGGATAGTTATCTTGCAGAAGTTGCACTAGATTCAAACTTAACTCCATCAAAAATAATAGCACTTGCAGAATTACTTCCAGACCATGCTCGAATGGTATTCGATGGATTATACCGAGCTGTGGACATCTTTCTTAAG GTTCATCCAAACATAAAGGACTCGGAGAGATACAGGCTTTGTAAAACAATAGACTGCCAAAAACTCTCTCAAGAAGCCTGCAGCCATGCAGCTCAAAACGAACGGCTACCAGTGCAGATTGCAGTTCAAGTGCTATATTTTGAACAAATCAGATTAAGGAACGCCATGAATGGAGTTGGGGGGCACAACCAGTTTTTCTTTGGGTCGATGAACGGACAACAATTTCCCCAGCGTTCTGGTAGTGGTGCAGGAAGTGGATGCATCTCACCTAGAGATAACTATGCTTCAGTCAGAAGGGAAAACCGTGAACTAAAGCTCGAAGTTGGAAGAATGAGAATGAGGCTAACCGATCTAGAAAAAGATCACGTGTCCATGAAACAAGAACTCGTGAAAGCACACCCGGCCAACAAGTTATTCAAGTCATTTACTAAGAAGCTAAGCAAGCTCCATTCCTTGTTCCGGATTAAAGATAAGCCTATAGGGGGCAAGCCTAATTCTGAAAGTCGGTTTTTTTTCCAGAAGAGGAGACGTCATTCTGTGTCTTGA